From the genome of Longispora fulva:
CCGCGATCAGCGTCCCGTGGTCGAAGGCCGCGAACGAGGACGGCACCTTCAAGTCCGACGCGGAGCTGCAGGCGCTCTACGCGGATCTCGAGGACAAGCCGACCATCGCGTACTGCCGGATCGGCGAGCGCTCCTCGCACACCTGGTTCGTGCTCAAGGAACTCCTCGGGCAGCAGAACGTGAAGAACTACGACGGATCCTGGACCGAGTACGGCTCGCTGGTGGGCGTTCCCGTCGCCCTCGGCGACAACCCTGGAGGTAAGTAGACATGGCTACTGCGACTGTTTCCGCCGCGAGCTGCGCTGCCCCCGACCAGGCTGCGCCCATCCCGGCCAGTGTGGACCTGGAGAAGGAGACCGTGGTCTCCGGCGTCGTGCTGGCGGGCGACCTGCCGGTCCCGGGCGCGTACGTGCGCCTGCTCGACGCCACCGGTGAGTTCACGGCCGAGGTCGTGACGTCGGCGGAGGGCGTGTTCCGCTTCTTCGCCGCGCCCGGCACGTGGACTCTGCGGGCACTGTCCCGGGCCGGCAACGGCGACGCCGTCGTCGCTGTCGACCGGGGCGTGTCCCAGGTGACCGTCAAGGTCGCGTAGGTTTACCGGCCCGCCTATCGGGCCGGTAAGAAAAGGGAGTCGGTACGCGGGCGGCGCACCGACTCCCTTTTTCATGCCCGATCAGCAGATGCTCAGCCAGGCCCGGTCCGACTTGTCGGTCGCCCCGGTCCGGTTGACGTCACCGGCGTAGGTCGCGTCGTACTTGCCGCCCAGGATCACCCAGGCCAGCAGCTCGATCGTCAGGTGCCGCGTGGTGCACGCCGCGTCGCCGCGCGCGTCGGTGACCGCGGTGCAGTACGTGACGCCGTTGCGGGACATCGCCACGGTCTTCCCGACCAGCGGCGTGCCGTCGACGGCGGTGAGCCGCGCGGAGAACGTGACGCTGAGCTGTGCGATCCGCAGATGCGCCCCGTCGGCCTCCAGCTTGGAGCCTGCCTTCGTGACCACCTGGGTGTAGGTGCCGGTGCTGCCCGTGTGGGTGGCGTCCCCGGCGTAGGTGGCGGTCACGGCGTGGCTGCCGGCGGCCAGACCGGCCACGGAGACGCTGGCCTTGCCGGTGGCGTCGAGCGTGCCGGTACCCAGAACGGTCGTGCCCTCGGCGAACGTGACGGTGCCGGTCGCGGCCGGGCCGGTGGTGGCGACGGTCGCGGTCAGGGTGGCCGGGGTGCCGTAGACCGTGGCGGTGCCGGTCAGGGTCAGCGTGGTGTCCCAGCTGAGCGTCGCGTCGCCGTCGACGGCGGTGCCGGCGGTGTTGCCGGCCGCGTCTGTGACCCGCAGCTCGATCCGCTTCGGACCGTTGCCGGCCGACAGCGCGAACGGCGCGCCGCTGGCGCAAGGCACCCAGGCGGTCTCGGCGGGCAGCGTGTTGCGGCACTCGGTGGC
Proteins encoded in this window:
- a CDS encoding DUF1416 domain-containing protein, which produces MATATVSAASCAAPDQAAPIPASVDLEKETVVSGVVLAGDLPVPGAYVRLLDATGEFTAEVVTSAEGVFRFFAAPGTWTLRALSRAGNGDAVVAVDRGVSQVTVKVA
- a CDS encoding Ig-like domain-containing protein, which encodes MTTQTVRIRRAVRTAALCAVALVAVTPGSAHADWEDEYNYANDALLAADIAYADEAASADAAQAPRLAARSFALAGPGVLSAHAAAPAKLWYNGTEVTSGYYASSGDPAVSRYSAVMCGIYSAEAVPAGGDATGLFTMPTSHTRADPCGPGGRRVGSSHITSGSEVTPDSPDGQIVSTFPNKPANGLWGIYTVAIGPGDTVSALPGKVDAVLGIDKVAPTVTLTAPATGFHATTPSVVLTFTAADQPTLSGVAATECRNTLPAETAWVPCASGAPFALSAGNGPKRIELRVTDAAGNTAGTAVDGDATLSWDTTLTLTGTATVYGTPATLTATVATTGPAATGTVTFAEGTTVLGTGTLDATGKASVSVAGLAAGSHAVTATYAGDATHTGSTGTYTQVVTKAGSKLEADGAHLRIAQLSVTFSARLTAVDGTPLVGKTVAMSRNGVTYCTAVTDARGDAACTTRHLTIELLAWVILGGKYDATYAGDVNRTGATDKSDRAWLSIC